A genomic segment from Glycine soja cultivar W05 chromosome 18, ASM419377v2, whole genome shotgun sequence encodes:
- the LOC114397181 gene encoding uncharacterized protein LOC114397181, whose amino-acid sequence MDLVKYIFEKLALTGRIAQWQVLLSEFDIVYVTQKAIKGSVMVDYLAQQPINDYQPMHPEFSDEDIMTLFGEEVEDEDKDKSIMWFDGASNSLGHGVGAVLVSPDEQYIPFTARLGFDCTNNMAEYELRREWETRDHKLVPYQAYIRKLIEFFDDISFHHIPREENQMVDALATLASMFQLTPHRDLSYIKFRCHGKPTYCYLIEKELDGKPWYFEDKEYPREASDNDKRTLRRLAAGFFLSGNILYKRNHDIVLLRCVDAREAEKMLVEVHEGSFGTHANGHAMAQKILRVGYY is encoded by the exons ATGGATCTAGtcaaatacatctttgaaaagctcgCTCTCACTGGAAGGATCGCTCAGTGGCAGGTTCTGCTGTCAGAGTTTGATATCGTTTATGTAactcaaaaggcgataaaagggaGTGTCATGGTAGATTACTTGGCTCAACAGCCCATCAatgactatcagcccatgcatccagAATtctcggatgaggacatcatgaccttgttcGGAGAAGAAGTAGAGGATGAAGATAAAGACAAATCGATCATGTGGTTTGATGGTGCATCTAATTCATTAGGCCACGGAGTTGGTGCAGTTTTGGTTTCCCCCGACGAGCAATATatacctttcacggctaggTTGGGTTTTGACTGCACAAACAACATGGCTGAGTATGAG TTGAGAAGGGAATGGGAGACCAGGGATCATAAGTTGGTACCCTACCAGGCCTACATCAGGAagttgatagaattctttgatgaCATATCCTTTCATCACATTCCTAGAGAGGAGAATCAGATGGTTGATGCCCTTGCCACTCTAGCGTCCATGTTCCAATTGACCCCACACAGGGATTTATCGTACATCAAATTTAGATGTCACGGCAAGCCTACATACTGCTACTTGATAGAAAAGGAGCTGGATGGTAAACCTTGGTACTTCGAAGACAAGGAATACCCACGGGAGGCCTCCGACAATGACAAGAGAACATTACGAAGGTTGGCGGCCGGATTTTTCCTAAGTGGGAATATCCTGTACAAGAGGAACCATGATATCGTGTTGCttcggtgtgtggatgccagggaggctgAGAAAATGCTGGTAGAAGTGCATGAGGGATCCTTTGGAACACATGCCAACGGGCATGCCATGGCCCAGAAGATTCTGAGGGTAGGGTATTACTAG
- the LOC114397182 gene encoding uncharacterized protein LOC114397182, translating to MSLKIKEEVKKQFNAGFLAVSHYSEWVTNIVSVPKKDGKFIQWDDNCQVAFERIKWCLMNPPMFVPSVPGRPLIMYMNVLDELMGCALGQHDESRKRERVVYYLSKKFIACEMNYSLLKRTCYALVWAAHHLR from the exons ATGTCCCTGAAGATCAAAGAAGAAGTGAAAAAGCAATTCAACGCCGGCTTCTTAGCTGTTTCTCATTACTCGGAATGGGTTACCAACATCGTGTcagtccctaaaaaggatggaaAG TTCATCCAATGGGATGACAACTGTCAAGTGGCGTTCGAAAGGATTAAGTGGTGCCTCATGAATCCTCCTATGTTTGTGCCATCGGTGCCTGGAAGACCCCTTATCATGTATATGAATGTATTGGATGAGTTAATGGGGTGTGCATTGGGACAACATGATGAGTCCAGAAAAAGGGAACGtgttgtctactacttgagcaaGAAGTTCATAGCgtgtgaaatgaactactcttTGCTCAAAAGGACCTGCTATGCCCTGGTGTGGGCAGCTCACCATTTGAGATAG